A window of the Rhizobium brockwellii genome harbors these coding sequences:
- a CDS encoding GlsB/YeaQ/YmgE family stress response membrane protein, protein MENAGIGWIAAIIIGGIAGWLAEMLMKSNMGVLMNIILGIVGAIVANFILSLFGVVLGGWLGYLIAGFIGACILIAVARMVRRTA, encoded by the coding sequence ATGGAAAATGCAGGTATTGGCTGGATCGCCGCAATCATCATCGGCGGCATTGCCGGCTGGCTCGCCGAGATGCTGATGAAGAGCAACATGGGCGTGCTGATGAATATCATTCTCGGTATTGTCGGCGCCATCGTCGCCAACTTTATCCTCTCGCTCTTCGGCGTCGTCCTTGGCGGATGGCTGGGTTATCTGATCGCGGGCTTCATCGGAGCCTGCATCCTGATAGCTGTTGCGAGAATGGTCAGACGTACGGCCTGA
- a CDS encoding pyridoxamine 5'-phosphate oxidase family protein yields the protein MTALKLNPDFAIADEQSLRALFEPTHALAIVKCQNSLGEHAQEFIRRSPFFCIGTQSSEGRADVSPRGDPPGFVKVLDERTLAIPDRPGNNRLDTLSNIIANPNVGLLFLIPGFDDTLRVNGRASLTNDPQLLTSMSVADRLPKLAIIVNVSEVFMHCAKAFRRSHLWSPDHFQDRTEMPSLMKIILDETSGAPKDGDEMRKMDEDLEQAYRRTLY from the coding sequence ATGACGGCCTTAAAACTCAATCCAGATTTTGCCATCGCCGATGAACAGTCGCTTCGGGCGCTGTTCGAGCCGACCCACGCTCTGGCAATCGTGAAGTGTCAGAATTCTCTTGGCGAGCACGCGCAGGAATTCATTCGGCGCTCGCCATTCTTCTGCATCGGCACGCAGAGTTCGGAGGGAAGGGCCGACGTCAGTCCTCGCGGCGACCCTCCAGGGTTCGTCAAGGTTCTTGACGAGCGCACCCTGGCAATCCCGGATCGACCTGGCAACAATCGTCTTGATACCCTAAGCAACATTATCGCCAACCCGAATGTCGGGCTCTTGTTTCTTATCCCCGGTTTCGACGACACATTGCGCGTCAACGGCCGGGCAAGTCTGACCAATGATCCTCAACTGTTGACGAGCATGAGCGTTGCCGATCGTCTCCCGAAACTCGCGATCATCGTCAACGTCAGCGAAGTTTTCATGCATTGCGCCAAGGCCTTCAGACGGTCCCACCTGTGGAGCCCGGATCATTTCCAGGACCGCACGGAGATGCCCTCGCTCATGAAGATCATTCTGGACGAGACGTCAGGGGCGCCGAAGGACGGAGATGAAATGCGAAAGATGGATGAAGACCTGGAACAAGCCTACCGAAGGACACTTTATTAG
- a CDS encoding nucleoside deaminase, which produces MENHEPFLREAIALSKSAVENGDEPFGSVLVKDGEVILRAENSVFTGHDMTNHAEMNLVKLAAQHYDTAFLAGCTLYTSTEPCAMCSGAIYWSGIGRMVFACSETRLGEIAGIGLNVPSRAVLQTGARIVTVVGPDPKLEVEAAEVHQQFWPKHLGKA; this is translated from the coding sequence ATGGAAAACCACGAGCCGTTTTTGCGCGAGGCGATTGCGCTCTCGAAATCCGCGGTGGAAAACGGCGACGAACCGTTTGGCTCGGTGCTGGTGAAGGACGGCGAAGTCATCCTGCGCGCCGAAAACAGCGTCTTCACCGGCCACGATATGACCAACCACGCCGAGATGAACTTGGTTAAACTGGCGGCGCAGCACTACGACACTGCTTTTCTCGCCGGCTGCACGCTCTACACCAGCACGGAACCCTGCGCGATGTGCTCCGGGGCGATTTACTGGTCGGGCATCGGGCGCATGGTGTTTGCCTGCTCCGAAACGCGGCTTGGCGAGATCGCCGGGATCGGATTGAACGTGCCGAGCCGGGCGGTGCTGCAAACCGGCGCACGCATCGTCACGGTGGTTGGCCCCGACCCTAAGCTCGAAGTCGAAGCCGCCGAAGTCCATCAGCAATTCTGGCCGAAGCATCTGGGCAAGGCATAA
- a CDS encoding pyridoxamine 5'-phosphate oxidase family protein, whose translation MNLAEVDASAWAELEGAAADPQSAFRYLNLCSVDAGGRPQARMVVLRRVDVARRLLEIHTDVRSPKWQEISANPLVTILGYGPQPKVQLRLQGSAELNGPASERATEAWSLLPQSTRSTYMGGPPGDAIGEPPASEAAVTDADGRAFFGVLLFRAETLDWFQLRHADNRRAVFAYDKLGALTSSRWVNP comes from the coding sequence GTGAACCTCGCCGAGGTCGATGCATCGGCCTGGGCCGAGCTGGAAGGTGCTGCCGCCGATCCGCAGTCGGCCTTCCGCTACCTGAACCTGTGTTCGGTCGATGCCGGCGGCCGGCCGCAAGCCCGCATGGTGGTGCTGCGGCGCGTGGATGTGGCGCGACGCCTCCTGGAAATCCATACGGATGTCAGAAGCCCGAAATGGCAGGAAATATCGGCCAATCCTTTGGTCACCATCCTCGGCTATGGGCCGCAGCCGAAAGTGCAGCTTCGCCTTCAGGGATCGGCCGAACTCAATGGACCGGCAAGCGAACGCGCGACTGAAGCCTGGAGCCTGCTGCCGCAATCGACGCGCAGCACCTATATGGGCGGGCCGCCGGGCGACGCAATCGGCGAGCCGCCGGCAAGCGAGGCAGCGGTCACGGACGCCGATGGACGGGCCTTCTTCGGGGTACTGCTATTCCGAGCCGAGACGCTGGACTGGTTCCAGCTGCGCCACGCCGACAACCGACGCGCAGTCTTTGCCTACGACAAACTGGGCGCGCTGACCTCGTCCCGCTGGGTCAACCCCTGA
- a CDS encoding SDR family oxidoreductase: MTVEKVAIITAGGSGMGAEAARRLAADGFKVAILSSSGKGEALATELGGIGVTGSNQSSDDLKRLVDATMEKWGRVDVLVNSAGHGPRAPITEVTDEQWHTGLDVYLMNVIRSVRLVTPVMQAQKSGAIVNISTAWVSEPSAMFPTSAVFRAGLAAYTKIYADTYAGDGIRINNVLPGWIDSLPPTEERRDSVPMKRYGTSAEVAATISFLVSEGAGYITGQSLRIDGGLTRSV, from the coding sequence ATGACAGTAGAAAAGGTAGCGATCATTACGGCTGGCGGCAGCGGCATGGGTGCGGAAGCCGCGAGGCGGCTGGCGGCCGATGGCTTCAAGGTCGCGATCCTGTCCTCGTCGGGCAAGGGCGAGGCGCTTGCCACCGAACTGGGCGGCATCGGCGTCACCGGCTCGAACCAGTCGAGCGATGACCTGAAGCGCCTGGTCGACGCCACGATGGAGAAATGGGGCCGGGTCGACGTGCTCGTCAACAGCGCCGGCCACGGCCCGCGTGCGCCGATCACCGAGGTCACCGACGAACAGTGGCATACCGGCCTCGACGTCTATCTGATGAACGTCATCCGTTCGGTTCGGCTGGTCACGCCGGTCATGCAGGCGCAGAAGTCGGGCGCAATCGTCAATATCTCCACCGCCTGGGTATCCGAACCGTCGGCGATGTTCCCGACATCGGCAGTCTTCCGCGCCGGGCTCGCCGCCTACACCAAGATTTACGCCGATACCTATGCGGGCGACGGCATCCGCATCAACAACGTGCTGCCGGGCTGGATCGACAGCCTGCCGCCGACGGAGGAGCGCCGCGACAGCGTGCCGATGAAGCGCTACGGCACCAGCGCCGAAGTGGCCGCAACGATTTCCTTCCTGGTTTCCGAAGGGGCGGGTTATATCACAGGCCAGAGCCTCAGGATCGACGGCGGCCTTACCCGCTCCGTCTGA
- a CDS encoding LysR substrate-binding domain-containing protein, with the protein MSMSIGNLPSLNGLKAFDVAARHLNFRLAAEELGVTQGAVAQHVRGLEAELGVTLFERLPKSLALTGEGRSYIADVRRAFELLANATANLKPQPVKLVVSTTPTFASRWLIPRLPDFTSRHPDLDLHILATDRISSFQTDGVDLAVRYGSPPFGPGLAAELLFEQEIIAICNPNLVAEGAEPNNAEELSHYTLLHDAHNSWPEYIDRFLGGGDPTLFRGISFSQTSHAIEAAIAGQGIATATRAFVSTDIEAGRLRQVFDGALRARSHFYLVKPRYRKSGAVEKLQDWLRSQVQS; encoded by the coding sequence ATATCCATGTCCATCGGCAATCTTCCATCCCTCAACGGCCTCAAGGCCTTCGACGTGGCGGCGCGGCATCTGAACTTCCGGCTCGCGGCCGAAGAGCTCGGCGTCACCCAGGGAGCCGTCGCCCAGCATGTGCGGGGACTGGAGGCGGAACTCGGGGTGACATTGTTCGAGCGCCTGCCCAAGTCATTGGCGCTGACGGGCGAGGGGCGAAGCTATATCGCCGACGTCAGGCGCGCCTTCGAACTGCTCGCAAACGCGACGGCGAACCTGAAGCCTCAGCCGGTCAAACTGGTGGTCAGCACCACACCGACCTTCGCCTCGAGATGGCTGATCCCGCGTCTTCCGGATTTCACCTCGAGACATCCCGATCTCGATCTCCACATCCTGGCGACGGACCGCATTTCCAGCTTCCAGACAGACGGCGTCGATCTCGCCGTCCGATATGGCAGCCCTCCCTTCGGTCCCGGCCTCGCCGCCGAACTGCTGTTCGAGCAGGAGATCATTGCCATCTGCAATCCAAATCTCGTCGCCGAGGGAGCCGAGCCCAACAACGCCGAAGAACTCTCGCACTACACGCTGCTTCACGATGCCCATAATTCCTGGCCCGAATATATCGATCGCTTCCTCGGCGGCGGTGATCCCACGCTGTTTCGGGGCATCAGCTTCTCACAGACATCGCACGCCATCGAAGCTGCCATCGCCGGGCAGGGCATCGCCACGGCAACCCGCGCTTTCGTCTCGACCGACATCGAGGCGGGCAGGCTGAGGCAAGTCTTCGACGGCGCCCTCAGGGCGCGGTCGCATTTCTATCTGGTGAAGCCGCGATATCGGAAGTCCGGAGCGGTGGAAAAGCTTCAGGACTGGCTGCGCTCGCAGGTGCAGAGCTGA
- a CDS encoding gamma-glutamylcyclotransferase family protein produces the protein MLKATKEEIEEVREYFEWQAPDLEVTFMQKVYSEAVLNTRHDVWDIHTNKDRWWVITGGTNLYSQEQFPNMDLALTFHIGLMLRIPRTEKQQEDDLRILPFGPVFEKMEESGTAVTQAHNLSDYQAVGVRCREALLELVGVAQDAAIWTETPPQRANFRAWTEIICNDLLPGDSNKERRGALKGALESSWTFSNWLTHAKSATWIDADMAHSLIQHAIGMATSLILRELRGVPGACPNCGSPHLEPEHGENTEAPGVLWERPRCADCGWAGRPIPILDLENGQPIITREGKETDECSIMTVPLRTILKPGNPTIEPLQNTETGAPEHVVYFAYGSNMSTARLRERMPSCKPLGIATLPGHVLRFHKRSLDKSGKCNAFATGNEDSVIGVLFSFDPAERAELDKAEGVGSGYEHATVTVTNDKGRRRKVLTYLATPDYIDDSLKPYSWYKDFVLAGGTEHGLPQEYIAEYIESVEKIDDPDKTRDKKQRATLGSSNR, from the coding sequence ATGTTGAAAGCTACCAAGGAGGAGATCGAGGAAGTACGGGAATACTTTGAATGGCAGGCGCCCGACCTCGAAGTGACCTTTATGCAGAAGGTCTACTCGGAGGCCGTCCTCAATACCCGCCACGACGTGTGGGACATCCACACTAACAAGGATCGCTGGTGGGTCATCACGGGCGGCACAAACCTCTACTCTCAGGAGCAGTTCCCAAATATGGACCTTGCTCTGACCTTCCATATTGGCCTGATGCTCCGCATCCCGCGTACGGAAAAACAACAGGAAGACGATCTGCGCATCCTTCCGTTCGGTCCCGTCTTCGAGAAGATGGAAGAATCTGGCACCGCCGTGACACAGGCGCATAACCTCTCGGACTATCAGGCAGTCGGCGTTCGCTGCCGCGAGGCGCTACTCGAGCTGGTCGGCGTCGCGCAGGACGCGGCAATATGGACAGAGACACCTCCACAGCGTGCGAACTTCCGCGCGTGGACGGAGATCATCTGCAACGATCTCCTGCCGGGTGACTCCAATAAGGAGCGTCGCGGGGCCCTCAAGGGCGCGCTCGAGTCCTCATGGACGTTTTCCAACTGGCTGACGCATGCAAAGTCGGCCACCTGGATTGATGCCGACATGGCACACTCTTTGATCCAGCATGCCATCGGCATGGCGACATCATTGATCCTTCGCGAGTTGCGCGGTGTGCCTGGAGCATGCCCGAACTGCGGCTCACCGCATCTCGAACCCGAACATGGCGAAAATACTGAGGCACCCGGTGTACTCTGGGAACGACCGCGCTGCGCCGACTGCGGATGGGCTGGCAGACCCATTCCAATCCTCGACCTCGAGAATGGACAGCCCATCATCACACGCGAAGGCAAAGAAACCGACGAGTGCAGCATAATGACAGTACCGCTGCGTACGATCCTGAAGCCGGGAAATCCGACGATCGAGCCGCTGCAGAACACAGAGACCGGGGCCCCGGAGCACGTTGTTTATTTTGCCTATGGGTCCAACATGTCGACCGCCCGGCTACGCGAACGCATGCCGAGCTGCAAGCCACTTGGCATCGCTACCTTGCCGGGTCATGTGCTCCGTTTTCATAAGCGTAGCCTGGACAAGTCCGGGAAGTGCAACGCATTTGCCACTGGCAACGAGGATAGCGTGATCGGAGTCCTGTTCAGCTTCGATCCTGCCGAGCGTGCGGAGCTAGATAAGGCCGAAGGCGTCGGCAGCGGCTACGAGCATGCGACGGTCACGGTCACTAACGACAAAGGTCGCAGGCGAAAGGTCCTTACCTATCTCGCCACCCCCGACTACATCGACGACAGCCTCAAACCCTATAGCTGGTATAAGGACTTTGTCCTTGCAGGTGGCACGGAACATGGCCTGCCGCAGGAATATATTGCTGAATATATCGAGTCGGTTGAGAAGATAGATGATCCCGACAAGACACGGGACAAGAAGCAGCGAGCCACGCTGGGGAGTTCCAACCGATGA
- a CDS encoding phosphotransferase enzyme family protein, giving the protein MLDFNPLYSTPQIAAIEQFIDRHYPLVGPVSCRMLQRGLNDVYLALGSNSERYVFRLSHHRARGPADVKTETAFLAHLAQSGVPVAAPIATQEGSLFVEGDAPEGVRQAVLFREIGGRKPDTADAGDARANGKTLALLHNAAERFQPEGALYRLDLEHLLHRPLARICDSGVVEDAEVRSDLEDIAARTAKAIEAFGDLTSTYCHGDCHGFNARINDAGEAVFFDFDDGGPGYLAYDLSVFLWAQTSFGRSSTEMWDAFVDGYRAIRPITPADFEAAHRFVIIRHIWLMGEYASRAQEWGSETVGWIAREANFLRRWEAERCVDRLF; this is encoded by the coding sequence ATGCTCGACTTTAATCCGCTCTATTCGACCCCGCAGATTGCGGCCATCGAACAGTTCATCGATCGGCATTATCCGCTTGTGGGGCCGGTTTCCTGCCGGATGCTGCAGCGCGGCCTGAATGATGTGTATCTGGCCCTCGGGAGCAACAGCGAGCGTTATGTGTTCCGGCTTTCTCATCACCGCGCGCGCGGGCCAGCCGACGTCAAGACCGAAACGGCGTTCCTGGCGCACCTTGCGCAATCGGGCGTTCCGGTCGCAGCGCCCATCGCGACACAGGAGGGCAGCTTGTTCGTTGAGGGAGATGCGCCGGAGGGCGTGCGACAGGCCGTGCTTTTCCGGGAGATCGGGGGCCGCAAGCCGGATACGGCGGATGCCGGCGATGCACGGGCCAACGGCAAGACCCTTGCTTTGCTGCACAACGCCGCCGAGAGATTCCAGCCGGAAGGAGCGCTCTATCGGCTTGACCTCGAACACCTGCTGCATCGGCCGCTTGCCCGCATATGCGACAGCGGCGTCGTGGAGGACGCCGAGGTCCGCAGCGACCTTGAAGACATCGCTGCGCGGACCGCAAAGGCGATCGAAGCCTTCGGCGATTTGACGTCGACTTATTGCCATGGCGACTGTCACGGCTTCAATGCGCGGATCAACGACGCCGGCGAAGCCGTCTTTTTCGACTTCGATGACGGCGGTCCGGGATACCTCGCCTACGACTTGTCGGTATTCTTGTGGGCGCAAACATCCTTCGGCCGGAGCTCAACCGAAATGTGGGACGCCTTCGTCGATGGCTATCGGGCCATCCGGCCGATCACGCCTGCCGACTTCGAAGCCGCCCATCGCTTTGTGATCATCCGCCACATCTGGCTGATGGGCGAGTACGCCAGCCGGGCCCAGGAATGGGGAAGCGAGACGGTCGGCTGGATTGCCCGGGAAGCAAATTTCCTCAGGCGGTGGGAGGCCGAACGCTGTGTCGACCGGCTGTTTTGA
- a CDS encoding ArsR/SmtB family transcription factor — protein MRPLFHPALEDIKPEAILYALSDPERVAIYAKLAGASSGGTCSALADLGNRVIPKSSLSNHFKVLRESGLIMSERQGVEMRNQTRCTELDERFPGLIRAILTAYGQLPGQPKTD, from the coding sequence ATGAGACCGCTCTTTCACCCAGCCCTGGAGGACATCAAGCCCGAGGCGATCCTCTATGCGCTGTCCGATCCGGAGCGCGTTGCCATTTATGCAAAGCTTGCCGGCGCCAGCAGTGGCGGGACGTGCTCTGCGCTTGCCGATCTCGGCAACCGCGTCATTCCAAAGTCGTCGCTGTCCAACCATTTCAAGGTGCTGCGCGAGTCCGGGCTGATCATGAGCGAGCGCCAGGGTGTGGAGATGCGCAATCAAACGCGCTGCACCGAGCTGGACGAACGCTTCCCGGGCCTGATCAGGGCCATTCTGACGGCTTACGGCCAGCTTCCCGGGCAGCCGAAGACGGACTGA
- a CDS encoding glucose 1-dehydrogenase, translating into MAKLTGKVAVVTGASKGIGAAIAKAFAAEGAKVVVNYASSKAGADAVVEAISAAGGKAIAVQGDVSKAGEARGLVDAAVREFGKLDVLVNNSGVYEFAPIGEVTEEQYRRIFDVNVLGVLLTTQAAVKHLGEGSSIINISSVVTSLAPPDSAVYTGTKGAVEGINSVLAKELGPRKIRVNAILPGIVETEGTHSAGFIGSDFEQTLVAQTPLGRIGQPDDIAGVAVFLASDDARWLTGERLAASGGFR; encoded by the coding sequence ATGGCTAAGCTTACAGGAAAAGTCGCTGTCGTAACGGGCGCCTCCAAAGGCATTGGCGCTGCGATTGCCAAGGCGTTCGCAGCAGAGGGTGCAAAAGTGGTGGTCAACTACGCATCGAGCAAGGCGGGAGCCGACGCCGTGGTTGAGGCGATCAGCGCGGCCGGTGGCAAAGCCATCGCGGTGCAGGGCGATGTTTCGAAGGCCGGTGAGGCACGGGGGCTGGTCGATGCTGCGGTCAGGGAGTTCGGCAAGCTCGACGTGCTGGTCAACAACTCAGGTGTCTATGAATTCGCGCCGATCGGTGAGGTGACCGAGGAGCAATATCGCCGCATCTTCGACGTGAATGTTCTCGGTGTTCTCCTGACCACCCAGGCAGCGGTCAAGCATCTCGGCGAGGGCAGCAGCATCATCAACATCTCCTCGGTGGTCACCAGCCTGGCGCCGCCAGACTCCGCCGTCTATACCGGCACGAAGGGAGCCGTCGAGGGCATCAACAGCGTGCTTGCCAAGGAACTCGGCCCGCGCAAGATCCGCGTCAACGCCATCCTGCCGGGGATTGTCGAAACCGAGGGCACGCACTCGGCCGGCTTCATCGGCTCGGATTTCGAACAGACCCTGGTCGCCCAGACACCACTCGGCCGCATCGGCCAGCCGGACGATATCGCCGGCGTCGCCGTCTTCCTCGCTTCCGACGATGCCCGCTGGCTGACCGGCGAACGATTGGCCGCCAGCGGCGGTTTCCGCTAA
- a CDS encoding BA14K family protein — MKRLAIVILSLVTALTSVPPAMAFPTVAMPKIEAAEAQPVQYRHYRGGYRGGYRGGYRGYRGGGYHNDNWAWGLGGLATGAIIGGMLAQPYYGRSYYGRGYYDQGYYDRGYYGSPYYGPPRYYGSTIYRPRYYAPRYYRQVYSGGDGHTSWCYSRYRSYRAYDNTFQPYYGPRRACVSPY, encoded by the coding sequence ATGAAAAGGTTAGCAATTGTTATCCTGTCGCTGGTGACGGCGCTGACGAGCGTCCCGCCGGCCATGGCGTTTCCCACCGTTGCAATGCCGAAAATCGAAGCCGCAGAGGCGCAGCCGGTCCAGTACAGACATTACCGCGGCGGCTACCGCGGTGGATACCGAGGCGGCTATCGAGGCTACCGCGGGGGTGGATACCACAACGACAATTGGGCTTGGGGTCTCGGCGGGCTCGCGACCGGCGCAATCATCGGCGGAATGCTGGCGCAGCCGTATTATGGCCGAAGCTATTACGGTCGGGGCTACTACGATCAAGGCTACTACGACCGGGGCTATTACGGATCGCCCTATTACGGTCCGCCGCGCTACTACGGCTCGACCATCTACCGTCCGCGCTACTACGCGCCGCGCTATTACCGCCAGGTCTATAGTGGCGGCGACGGACATACGAGCTGGTGCTATTCGCGCTACCGGTCTTACAGGGCCTACGACAACACGTTCCAGCCCTATTACGGTCCGCGACGGGCGTGCGTGTCGCCCTACTAA
- a CDS encoding SDR family NAD(P)-dependent oxidoreductase, whose product MRLEGKVALVTGAAGGIGFAVAELFNSEGAIVIAGDIKPSEKPYPDAVEAMTLDVTSEEQWATVVAAIVRKHGRLDVLVNNAGIIAYEPLDKLEMKDWLKMIAVDQTGVFLGMREAIRVMRKQQAGSIVNISSIWGSAAVAGAHSYHAAKGAVRNMSKNAAMTYVSDGIRVNSVHPGFVHTPLTDAQAPELNEAVIAATPMKRGGRSIEIAYGCLYLASEEASYVTGVELNIDGGYLAQ is encoded by the coding sequence ATGAGACTCGAGGGCAAGGTTGCATTGGTCACAGGAGCCGCAGGTGGTATCGGTTTCGCAGTCGCGGAGCTGTTCAATAGCGAGGGTGCCATCGTTATCGCCGGCGACATCAAGCCGTCCGAAAAACCATATCCCGACGCCGTCGAGGCAATGACGCTTGATGTGACCAGCGAAGAGCAATGGGCAACGGTCGTTGCCGCGATCGTCAGGAAACATGGCCGACTTGACGTGCTTGTAAACAATGCCGGCATCATCGCCTACGAGCCGCTCGACAAGCTGGAGATGAAGGACTGGCTGAAGATGATCGCCGTCGACCAGACTGGTGTCTTCCTCGGCATGCGGGAAGCAATTCGCGTCATGCGCAAGCAGCAAGCGGGTTCGATCGTCAACATCTCCTCGATCTGGGGCAGTGCAGCGGTTGCGGGTGCGCATTCCTACCATGCCGCCAAAGGCGCAGTCCGCAACATGTCGAAAAACGCGGCGATGACGTACGTATCCGACGGAATCCGGGTCAACTCCGTGCATCCGGGCTTCGTACACACGCCGCTGACGGATGCACAGGCGCCAGAGCTCAATGAAGCTGTCATCGCGGCAACACCGATGAAGCGCGGTGGCAGGTCGATCGAGATCGCCTATGGCTGCCTGTATTTAGCTTCCGAGGAGGCAAGCTACGTGACCGGCGTCGAGTTGAACATCGACGGCGGTTATCTTGCCCAGTAG